CGCTGTTAACCACTTGAGCTTTTACATTTGTCACGTCCTTTTAAGTCGCCATGTCTCGCCATCACCCCGATCTCGTTATGTGCCGCAAGCAGCCGGGAATCTCTATCGGTCGACTGTGCGACAAGTGCGACGGTAAATGCCCCGTGTGCGATTCCTACGTGCGCCCCACGACTCTCGTTCGGATCTGCGATGAGTGCTCTTTCGGCAACTACCAGAACAAGTGTATCGTTTGCGGTGGCGAGGGAATCAGTGATGCTTTCTACTGCTTTGAATGTACGCGATTAGAGAAGGATCGAGACGGTTGTCCGAAGATTATAAACCTGGGAAGTTCGAGGACGGACTTATTttaccaaaagaaaagttttCGAAATCATTGACCCCGCGCGATGGTTACTTTCACCGCTTGTTGGTAGTGTCCGGTTCGAGTCTATGGTGGAATCGACTATTCCGTGTTCTACGGTCCTGCCCCTTGCTAGAGCGATACGCCAAGGATTCCGCTGTGTCGGGCAACTCCAAAAGATAACTTAattacagaagaagagagatgATGGAGAAATAGCAATCTAGGGGGCTGGAAGATAGCCCCGCTCTACCTGCCGGGTCTTCTCGGTCTTGCGAATCCACGGTTGAGTCCGTCGTTTTGTGGCGGGCTCACTTCCTCCTGCAGCCTGTCGCCTGTGATCTCGTCTGGCGAAGATGCTTCGATCTGCACATTCATCGTTAAACTTGCCTCAATCAAACATCTACTCACGACATGAATTCGTACCTTCTTAGAAATCTTCAGGCCTTGGTCCTCGGCCAGTTGGAGGGCGTACATCCGGGAACTAGCATATAGCATACGTTCCTTGATCGACGAACCTGACGGGCAAGTATAGACGAAGATTACCACGTCAGTGTCGGGATAATGATAAAATGTATAACGtggggaagatgaggagatgTGCGACTCGACGGAGCTAGGAACAGTCCCGTTCTCTACCCCAGCAAGGACGAATGTCTCCTTTGGAATATCAATGGCCTGTATTTAGGGGAAAGTAGAGTTAGCACTCAATCAAAGCCTTCACCAAGTCGGAATTTCTTCGCCCTTCACATGTACTTACCAGCTGCACCAAGTCACCCGGCTGCAGACTTGCCAAAGCATTCTTCGCCTCGTCATCCACAGGCATCTTGTACTGCAAGCTGGATGGTGCTCCGATGCCACCATTTCTTCTAGCAAAGGAACCCCCGATTCCGATGTCCCTACCGGGGGTGCCACTTCTCGCCTCATCCTCGGCTCTCCGGACGGCTTCCAACTCCCGCTCTTTCTCACCCATCAGCTCCTCGCGCTGAGAACGGCTCTTGCTAGAGTCGTTCTTCTCGGCATCTCTCTCCTTCCATGCCTCCTGGCCCAcaacttcatcctcttcagtCGCGAAGACAGTCGAGGCAAACTTCTCGCTGCCTAGTTCCCTAACCAGCGTCGCACGGGTAGAGGCGAAAAGAGTCTTGGCGCGCACCGGAGCATTGGAGGGGATGTAGGTCAAGGCAACGAGAGACGAAGACCCCGACTccggacgacgaagaagaaggtagaTGGGGGTTTTCGGCTGAAGGACGGAGGAGAgctgggagagagaggggtaGAAGGCACccggagaggagaaggggaTTGGCGAAAGGGGAGTCAGACTCTCAGCGGTGATATTCACCGGGAGGCAGAAGATTGATGAGTCCGAGGCGAAGTTATTGAAGGCATCATGTAGCTCCGAGGAGACTAATCAATATAAATGATTGTTAGTGTCTCCTGTGCATACTTCGGTCCAGTAGAGAGCCGCGGGGCACGCTTTATGGTGATCATAGTATGCAGACCCTGCAGTATGGCTGCTTACCCGAAATTCCTGACTGCATTTTCAACGAACACCAGCCGTAGCCTGCTCTCTTGTGTAGATGAGACTTGTCAACCGGGCTGCGGCGTTGTTTGTTGTTCTGGAGTCTGCTGAGGGGAAGTCAGAAGCGGTGTGCTTGGACAAGTGGGGTCTTAGCGTTGGTCTTAGTTTCAAGGTCCTTCGTGGGAGTCTACGGCGACATTTACCTATCCTATTTTACAAACAATTGGTCTTAACTCATTCGAT
The sequence above is a segment of the Aspergillus flavus chromosome 4, complete sequence genome. Coding sequences within it:
- a CDS encoding PHF5-like protein, with amino-acid sequence MSRHHPDLVMCRKQPGISIGRLCDKCDGKCPVCDSYVRPTTLVRICDECSFGNYQNKCIVCGGEGISDAFYCFECTRLEKDRDGCPKIINLGSSRTDLFYQKKSFRNH
- a CDS encoding putative actin monomer binding protein, translating into MQSGISVSSELHDAFNNFASDSSIFCLPVNITAESLTPLSPIPFSSPGAFYPSLSQLSSVLQPKTPIYLLLRRPESGSSSLVALTYIPSNAPVRAKTLFASTRATLVRELGSEKFASTVFATEEDEVVGQEAWKERDAEKNDSSKSRSQREELMGEKERELEAVRRAEDEARSGTPGRDIGIGGSFARRNGGIGAPSSLQYKMPVDDEAKNALASLQPGDLVQLAIDIPKETFVLAGVENGTVPSSVESHISSSSPRYTFYHYPDTDVVIFVYTCPSGSSIKERMLYASSRMYALQLAEDQGLKISKKIEASSPDEITGDRLQEEVSPPQNDGLNRGFARPRRPGR